In Brassica napus cultivar Da-Ae chromosome C2, Da-Ae, whole genome shotgun sequence, the sequence CTTGTCGATGTCCCATGGCATAACTCTCAGCAAGACTCAGTGTCCGTCGACACATGATGAGCGAGAGTGCATGAGTAGAATCCCATATGCTTCTGGTCTAGGATCTATCATGTATGCCATGTTCTGTACTCGTCCAGATGTTGCATGTGCTTTGAGCATGACGAGTCGATACCAATCTAGTCTAGGTGAAAGTCACTGAACAGCAGTCAAGACTATCCTCAAGTATTTGAGAAATACTAAGGATAAGTTCTTGGTCTATGGAGGAAGTGATGAACTTGTTGTGAGTGGTTACACTGATGCCAGCTTTCAGACGGACAAAGATGATTTCCGATCACAATCTTGTTTCATTTTTTGTCTTAATGGAGGAGCAGTGAGTTGGAAGAGTTCCAAGCAAAGCACCATAGCATAGTCTCAATGGATGAAAATGTTGCTGATCCATTGACCAAGCCTCTTCCATGGCCTAAGTATGAGAGTCATGCTGCAGCCATGGGTATTAAGTATCTTAAGATGTGATCTTGATTTTAGTGGGAGACTTTATGTTTATGATATGATGTTCATACTGACATACATTTGATTATGTATTCAAACAAATGAAATTGTTTcagatttatttgattattggataattaaataaatgttccaaaataatttatatcattctTATAGGTCATCAAGTATGTGACTTGATCATGAAACTCTATAAGTGAAAGATGCTATAAATTATTGAGGTCCCTAGTCAAGGTTGTTAACGTGGGACATTAATGACCATGAATGGCTAGTATGTGAGGTGATTGATGACTAAGTTTTATGGAGTCATTCAATATGTGGTATTGAAGTCAATCACATGGATATGTGTTAGAGAACACATGATCGGACTGACCCGCTATGAGAACTCTACAAGATTGTTTTATGAGTGTCATAAGAGTTTCTCAGTACGACTATAGAGTATAGTCCTTAGACCTGAGTTCGTCATGATTCTTTATTTATGGATTAGTTCACTTTGATCTTGTCAAACATCAGCCGTAACTGGTGATTATAAAGGCATTGATTAGGTGTTCTATGAAGTTTGTAAAGAGCAGGGATGGAACAAGATGAGATTTGTCCCTCCCATATAACGGAAGATAAATATCTCTGGGCCTATCAAAGATTTGATACTGAGAAATGCATGGCCATGCTCAAACGAGGTGAATGTCAGTCGTTTGTTTGATCAGTATAAATCAGATTTCGATAAACATGATCTAGCTACAAGTTCTTGCCTTATGCTGAGATCGAGATATAGAGACAAAGAGATTATGAGAATAGATGATTCTAGTacaagtgggagattgttgGGAATGTCCTAAAATCATTTGTACTTGCTCTGGTTAAAGTCGTAACATCGAGGTTCGACAATCGTGTAAATTTAGGTGGTTATAATGTTTTGCTAGAAACCGCTTATAATCTATGGATTGAGAATCCAttactaattttatatgatCCTACATGGTCACACACCTAAGCAAATTGGATCAATGATATCTTGGGTTTTATaagtaacataaatatatatgtgtgttatatatgatatatatacattatatataattatatgttaaGCACGTAAGATAAATAAACTACTAATGTTTCTAAGTGGGCTTTTGCCTAATGGACTAATTACATAAAGATTAGTCACGTGTATTAGGTCAAAAGATTGTCTATATAGGACAATGATACTTTGATGATATGATCATCCACTTACGGCGGAAAACCCTAAAAGATATATAAGAGTGACAAAACGTTTGTCAAGGTTTAAGATCTGATCTTGACGGCATTAGCATCTCGTATCGATCCAATTTGTGTGCGTGTGGATACCGGTAGAGGCACGACGTTTGGAGTGCTAGAAATCTCGACTTGGTTCATTGATCCTTCTGCTGCATAATAACCATGTATATTCGAAActctaagatctaagtttattTCAGTATTGACATGAGATTCAAGACATATAAATTCATAgtttgatttataaataattataaaccgGTTTGAATTCCAACAGCATTAACAATCTTCCATTGTGCTGAGAAAAGTAGATGCTCCATAACTTGGTGTTGAAATTTCTGATGCGCAAAGTAACGTGTTTCCAGTCACCAATATGTTATCTTACACGATAAGAAAACAATTCATTCAAGACAAACATTTTCCTCGAAAGTTCGTTAGGAAAATAACTATAGCCGACGACTTCCCAACAAAACGTGGTCGTTTTGGGACTAACTTTTTCTATTGGAAATTCATCGGACACGATCACAAATCTGACCGACAAAAAACCTGACGACTGTCTTCATGAATAGAAACTTGAAGCGGGCATTTCCGTTAAAAGGACAAAATATCCATAAAACAATCAGTGGCGGACCCATTTGGTGAGTTATGGGGTCAGTTGAGAccacaaaaataacaaatatttaatttgttggCAATGTTCATTAATCATTTGTGGTGCAGTTGGTTAGATAATTCACGATTGAACCCACAAATAGCGGGTTCGAATACCTTCGCTGACACCTTGAAACTTTTTTGGGTCCGCCACTGACAACAATGGCAGTGAAAATGCCTCCAAACAGTGTGTGTAGATGTTGATGGAGTGCCTTAGCATTCTGTTATCTAGTCTAGACAGCAACTCCCTTGCTGCTGTCCTCTCACAAAATGTTAAGGATAGAGCAAAAGGTGTTGCAGAAGAATGGAATCCACTGCTGGCAACTCTTGACATGGATGCTGGCAATGGTAACTCTTTGGAGGCTCATGCTTTCTTGCAACTACTGGCTACTTTTGGTATTGTTTCGGACTTTAAAAGAAGATGAACTCTTGGAGCTGATCCCCCGTCTCACGTTGTCGTCAGGCAGCTGAGCTTTGCCATTCTCTTGGATTGTCAGAAAAAAATGCCTGGTTTGTTCTCTAATTTAAAAGATATGGCTGATTCTATTGCATGTCATATGACATTGTGTGCCTTTACCATTGGTCTTAACCCTTGTTGTCATGTGCACCACTTCGTTAATTGCAGGTGAGATTGAAGTTCTAGTGAATAGTGGACAACACATTGATGCCGGAAACTAGATGCCTGTCTAGACGGCAAATCggattaaaaaaatgatttttgtagaataattaaaaattgatctagaaaattaaaaaatcggTGTAGACCCAGCCTAAACAATATTTCCCTATAAAGTATAAAGTGACTAACTGCGATTAATAAGATCATAAACATTCTTCTTTTCGTTTGATTTGTTTCCTAGCATCTTACCGTCAGATTTAATTAAGCTAGTAGCCGCTCTTGCGATAGAAACACAATTAACAGGTCAAGGCTAATAAGTCAATACCAAAGAAAACACATTTGTTTTTTACAACCGttgacaaatatttttgttgctAACATTGATCCGTTTTAACGATTATCTACACTATAAAATCCTTATTTTCTTTACTTTTCTTTGACtaaaacattagaaaaataCAATTGAACTCCCTAAAATAATGATATGATTGACAAAAGAGTAGCCAACCTCAAAATACAAGCTGAAACTTTGGATCATTTCAACCATacgaatattttttgtattataaTCTTATTCTAGTGGAATAATTCTACAAGAGGAAAAACAAAACACGGCATGCGTTGGCTAGAATCGACTGGTTATATATAgtaaaagtataataaaaatgttcatGTAGAACGTGTATGTTGTTTTTTCCTTTGCAATTGGAAACTTCTTTCTAATGGAGAGGTTTGGGATTCAAAACCGAACTCTAGTTTCATTCCTTCTTGTTCTGtttctcttcatctcctctaACTGTTTTGTTTCGAACCAAACCGACAACGTTAATGAAGGCTCTGGATCCGAGCAAGAACGGGTTAGTGTCCGGGTCGGGTTGGTCTTGGATTTGGGTTCCGTGGATGGCAAGATAGTGGGAAGCTCGGTTTCCTTGGCGCTTTCTGATTTCTACGCAGTCAACAGTGATTACAAAACAAGAGTCTCTCTCTCGGTCAGAAACTCTCAAAGAGAGCCTCTCCTTGCTCTAGCTTCTGGTAACAGTGATTACATTCTTTCACCTTCTTATTTTCTCTCACCTTCTTCATTCTTATTCTGTCTCCATTCACTCACAATCTATATAtgttctgtctttttttttccctttttgaATGAAGATATATATAACTGCTGTCTTTGTGAATGAAACAGCTGTTGATCTGCTGCAAACTGTAGGAGTGGAAGCGATTATTGGTGGGAGTTCGCTGCAGGAAACGAAGCTTTTGGCGGAGATTGGGGAGAAAGCTAGGGTTCCGGTGATATCACTTAACTCTCCGGTTTCATTGTCATTAAGAAAATACAATCATTTGATCAAAGCGACACATGATACTTCCTCCGAGGCAAAGGGTATCACAGCTTTCATCCATGAGTTTGATTGGAAGAGTGTTGCTCTTgtttatgatgatgatgaagatgactGGAGAGAGAGTATGCAGCTCATGGTGGACCATTTCCATGAGAACGGAGTTCATATACAGTCCAAGGTTGGTTTTACAGTCTCTTCAACCGAGGAGGTTATGATGGATAGGCTAAGGAAGCTGAAGGACATGGGAACAACTGTTTTTGTGGTGCACTTGTCTGAGCGTGTTGCAACTCATCTCTTCCCATGTGCTGAGAAATTAGGGATGATGTCTGAAGGGTTTGCTTGGATCCTCACTGCCAAAACCATGAACAGCTTCCATGGGAACAATGGCGACGAATATGCAAAAGAAGCAATGGAAGGTGTGGTTGGCTTCAAGACTTACATTCCAATGTCCAAAGAGCTTCAAAATTTCACTTCAAGATGGAGACAATCACTTCCTGTTGAAGAAGATGCTGGGTCTGAAATAACTCGGTTGAGCATCTTTGGCATATGGGCTCATGATGTAGCCTGGGCACTGGCGAGAGCAGCCGAGGTTACAAGGATGCCAGATGCATCATCAACTCTCTTTGACGCAATCACTCAGTGTAGGTTCAAGGGTTTGAGTGGTAACTTCCAAATCAAGGATAAGAATTTCTTGTCAGACAAGTTTGAGATTGTGAACTTGATTGGATCAGGTGAGAGAAGGGTAGGCTTCTGGAGCTCTAATGGTAGTTTCAGCAGTAGAAGACATCTGTCTTCTTTTACTGATAACAAGCTAGAGACCATAATCTGGCCCGGTGTGTCTTCTCAAAGTCCCAAAGGACACAAACTAGGAGAAAGCAAGAGAAAAACACTGAGGGTTTTGGTTACATCTAGCAACAGATTTCCAAAGCTGGTGAGTTGGAGGACTGAtccagtaacaaaaaaaataattgctGATGGGTTCTGTATACAAGTCTTCAATGCTTCCATTAGGCGTTTCAACTATGATGTGGAGTACACACTTTGGACTGGTGGTCCTAACTACGACAATCTTGCATATACACTTAGTAGCCAGGTACTAACCTTGGCTCGGTTTatgattacaaatattttttttatgtagaaTGTGTGGAAATTCAACCACCTCCATTGATCCCACAGAAAGACAAATATGATATGGCCGTGGGAGATATTACAATCACTTCCAATAGATCGAGTTATGTTGATTTTACTATACCATTCACTGAACTGGGTCTTGGAATGGTGGCACCAAAGCAGAGTGGAATGTGGGTGTTCTTTCAACCTCTAACACCAGATCTTTGGATGACAAGTGCAGCTTTCTTTGTCTTGACAGGCATTATAGTTTGGTTGATAGAAAAAcctgaaaacaaggagttccaggGATCTTGGTCTCAACAGATTGGAGTTATGCTTTCGTTTGGCTTCTCTACCCTTGTTTATGCACACAGTAAGTACATCTCTTCACATTAATTCTTATATGCCAATAGTATGGTCAAAAGAGATTGAAGTGATGCTTTAAATGTCTGTGCCTAATTTTTTCCATATAAGTCATAATTAGTCATTAGTTATGGATTTACTCATGAGTCAGGACGGACCGATCTTCAGATTTTGGGGCTATATAGACAATTTAGTaatggtttatatatattttttattaaaaatttgaagattttatatataatattttcacaaaaaatcattttttggggggggggggggggggggggaggggatGGACCAATATTTCACTAGCCTATGCTCATGACCAGCTATGAATTCACTTAGTTTCGATTAGttttagttgataaaaaaaatagtttttcatCTTTTGCTGCTTTCTACTTGTAACAGGGGAGAAACTAAAACACAACTTATCAAGATTTGTGGTTACAGTTTGGGTATTTGCAGTGCTCATACTGACAACGAGTTACACTGCAACATTGACATCAATGATGACAGTGCAACAGATACGATTCAACTCCAATAAAGACTTTATAGGTCACCTTTCGGGCTCACTCATAGCAAATGCGAGCCTAGCTAGTACCAACATCAATGCAACGAATGTCAGAGGCCTCATTAACTCTACAGATTATGCAAAAGCCTTGTTGAACAACTCGGTCGCATTCATTATCGACGAGTTGCCATACCTCAATGTCCTCCTTGGAGAGAAGCCTGATCATTTTCTCATGGTCAAGCCACAAATTACCACCAACGGTTTTGGATTTGTATGTACCTCAGGTTCCttactcttcatcttctttttaaCTTGCTGACAAAACGTGCTCGACATGTTGCAGATGTTTCAAAAGGGTGACGAGTTGGTGCATTTGGTGTCCAAAGAAATCTCGGAGGTAAGGACAAAAGGGAAGCTTAACGAGATGTCGAAAACATGGTTTGATAATCGTTTGCCATACATAATAGATGATACATCAGAACCTATAGACCTTTACAGGTTCCGCGGTTTGTTTATGATCACGGGAGGTTCTTCAGCTTTTGCTCTTGCA encodes:
- the LOC106382253 gene encoding glutamate receptor 1.3-like, coding for MERFGIQNRTLVSFLLVLFLFISSNCFVSNQTDNVNEGSGSEQERVSVRVGLVLDLGSVDGKIVGSSVSLALSDFYAVNSDYKTRVSLSVRNSQREPLLALASAVDLLQTVGVEAIIGGSSLQETKLLAEIGEKARVPVISLNSPVSLSLRKYNHLIKATHDTSSEAKGITAFIHEFDWKSVALVYDDDEDDWRESMQLMVDHFHENGVHIQSKVGFTVSSTEEVMMDRLRKLKDMGTTVFVVHLSERVATHLFPCAEKLGMMSEGFAWILTAKTMNSFHGNNGDEYAKEAMEGVVGFKTYIPMSKELQNFTSRWRQSLPVEEDAGSEITRLSIFGIWAHDVAWALARAAEVTRMPDASSTLFDAITQCRFKGLSGNFQIKDKNFLSDKFEIVNLIGSGERRVGFWSSNGSFSSRRHLSSFTDNKLETIIWPGVSSQSPKGHKLGESKRKTLRVLVTSSNRFPKLVSWRTDPVTKKIIADGFCIQVFNASIRRFNYDVEYTLWTGGPNYDNLAYTLSSQKDKYDMAVGDITITSNRSSYVDFTIPFTELGLGMVAPKQSGMWVFFQPLTPDLWMTSAAFFVLTGIIVWLIEKPENKEFQGSWSQQIGVMLSFGFSTLVYAHREKLKHNLSRFVVTVWVFAVLILTTSYTATLTSMMTVQQIRFNSNKDFIGHLSGSLIANASLASTNINATNVRGLINSTDYAKALLNNSVAFIIDELPYLNVLLGEKPDHFLMVKPQITTNGFGFMFQKGDELVHLVSKEISEVRTKGKLNEMSKTWFDNRLPYIIDDTSEPIDLYRFRGLFMITGGSSAFALAVLLIIWIRDKWEDLMSSINIFLSRRLVHFRIFFARTIHPSPLDDLFVENAVQMAQLNR